The region TTGATTTAAGAACTCCATTGGCAGGTGATTACTACATCCCGCAAGGGGCAAATCCAAAAGGGTTCGCAACAATTTTTGATGCAGTAGCATCATTAAATATCAATGGAGCTTCAGGCACAGTAAATTTCTTACTTGATGCTGATACTCTTAGAGAAAATTCTTTTACGTTCAATGCTAATTTGTCAACTGTTAACAATGTAGTTGTAAAACCAGCTCCGGGTAAAAATGTTGTATTAATAGTTACTCCTGGTGCTTCGATGGGAAATGGCAGCCAGATGATCGGGTTTGATAGAGGTTATGTAACATTTGATGGAAGTAATAATGGATCATCTACTCAAAATTTGATTGTTACAACTGAGACGAATGATGCACGAGTTCCATTTGGATTAAATACTTCAAATGCTGATACAGTAACAATTAAAAACTTAATCATAAAAAACATTTTTGATGTGGCACTTAATTTTAGATATGGTGTTGTAATTAATGATAAGAATGATGTTTGGGGACTACATGTTGAAAACTGTCAGATTGGAACACCTGAGAAACCTGTAAGACGTGATGGTATTGCACCCTGGGGAAGTTCAGCACCTAATCAATTTAGATTAATTAATAATGAAATTTACTGCGGAACTCGCGGTGTTGCTACTTTGTATCTGATTGATTCTGATATTATTGGTAATAAAATAAATATACTTCCAACAACAGCGGCAGCAACTGATGCTTATAATCATGGTATATATATAACCGGTGCTAATGGTACAATCAATATTAATGAGAATTACATTAATTGTCTTGAGAAAACTGTCAATGCCACCTCGTATTTAATCGGAATTGCATTTGCAGGAAACGGCAACACAGCTTCAGATGTTATAAACGTATTTAATAATATGGTAAATGTTGGTGCCTCAAATGAAACACGCAATGTTTATGGAATTGGCTTACGTTCTGCACAACCAATGGGTAACTTAAAAATTTATCATAACACAATCGTAGTAAACGAAATGAGTTCACCATTAGTTAGCTATGCTATTGGTAATCATACAAATGGAACTGGCTCAGTTAATCTGGATCTATTAAATAATATAATTATCAATAACCACACAGGCAATTCAGGTTCTGCTGTTATTGGATTAAATACTCCATTGACTGTAACTTTAAGTTCTGATTATAATGTGATTCTCGCTAATTCAATCTTAGTCAGTTATCAAGGAACAAATTATACAAATCTTGCTTCCTGGCAAGCAACTGCACAGGATTCTAATTCAATTAGCAAAGTCGTTAATTTTGTTTCCGCAACCGATTTACACTTAGCCGGTTCTTCTAATGGAGATGTTGATCTTGTCGGAACTCCAATTTCTGAAATTACAATTGATATTGATGGCGATCTTAGAAGCACGACCTCACCTTATAAAGGCTCTGATGAAGCATCACTGCCAATTCCTGTTGAGTTAACTGCTTTTAGTGCTACCTGCGATAACGGAGTTGTAATCCTAAAATGGACAACTGCTACTGAAACGAATAATAAGGGATTTGAAATTCAAAGAAAAGTTAATGATGAATTTGAAGTTTTAAGCTTTGTGGATGGTATTGGTACTACTACATCACCTCAATTATATAGCTTTACTGATAGAAGCGTTTCCAGCGGAGTTTACAGCTATAGACTAAAGCAAGTAGATTACAGCGGTGCTTTTACATATTCAAATACAATTGAAATTAATGTTACCGCACCTTCACAATTTGAATTAACTCAGAATTATCCTAATCCTTTTAACCCAACTACAAAGATCAACTATGCAATTCCATTTGATTCGAAGGTTACAATTTCTGTTTATTCTGTTACTGGCGAATTGGTTGCAGAATTAGTAAATGATTTTGTTTCTGCGGGAGCATATAGTGTTGATTTTGATGGAAGTAATCTTGCCAGCGGAATGTATATATATAAAATGACTGCAGGTAATTTTACTAAAACAAATAAAATGATGCTGATGAAGTAAACGGTAGGCAGGTTAATAATTAAGGCACGAGAGATCGTGCCTTTTTTATTTTAAATATCCAGCCAGTAAGAAAACTTGGCAAGTAATATATTATCAGATTCTGATCTTAAAAGATTTGAGAAATCATTCGTAAAGTTTAATCTGCCGGGATTATCAAAATTAGTACGGCTGTTAGTCCACGCAAAATAAAAAACAGAGCCGGGAAAAACTTCCCATCTTAATACTACATTACCGCGTAATGATTTAAAGTTAAAATCAGGATTGTTTATGCTGAACTGCTCTGCAGAACCGTTTCCATCAGGATCAATTAAATATGAATCATCTTCTTTATTATAATTAATCTCAGAGCCATTACTTCCGTAAATTAAGACATCCAGAGTCGGAGGATTAATTATTTCTTTAAATCCTTCATAATCCCCCATTGCAATTAACGGTTGAATATAAAGCTGCAAGCTTAAAGTTGGAGTAAATATCCAGTTTAATCTTATGTTTGCAGATATAGTTTCCTGCCTAAGATCTGCAAAAATGTAACGCTTATTGTAAGTGCTTGCAGCAAGCGGATCTGAAATATTTTTAACCCATTGAAATAATGTTTTGTTTATCGAGTATTCCGGTCCTATTGTAAAACTTATCTGCGAACTTGGCTTCCATTCAAGATCAAGACCAAGGCGTTTTTCATTGCTGTTAAGTGCATTCTGCCCAAAACTAAAGTAAGGATACACAATTATTTTTTCACGGCTGTCTGTATAAGCATTTATGTTGATTGAATAATTTTCCGGTATATTAAGTTTTGGTCCGCCTCTTGTCAGCGTGGTTGATACTGATTCAAAATTATAGTTTGAATTAAAACTTACACCACAGTAATTAAGAAATTGAGTGCTTGCAGCTAAATAAAATCCTTTTCTTGCGATATTACCTTCATAATCAGAAGTTATATTATAAGCCAGATAAATATTTTTTCTTCTGAAAATATCATCCGGTTCGAACCAGCGATATCCGGTAAGAATATGTCCGTTAATTCTATCAGCAAACAATTGAGAGCCAAGATCATTGTATTCAAAGCCAGGGGAAACCAAACCAACTGCAGCATTAACATAAAAATTGCCTTTTTGTTTGTTCAACATAAT is a window of Ignavibacterium sp. DNA encoding:
- a CDS encoding T9SS type A sorting domain-containing protein; amino-acid sequence: MRKLILTVLTVVFSISLGYSQVTTLWEKSVTAGSNPFWNTGSLTRGISFGTVGGNNYFFVVTRNASLGGKQIIYYDALTGDSLGQLDNTGITGGVAVVNDVEVSSDGKIFVSNMTTNASADAFKVYKYDSLSAAPVVVISYNTSAERLGDKFTVEGSTADNSIIIWAADAVANSGVVHKFTTTDNGVSFTSTIVDIGSPASASSAAVGPLSDGSFYWNSHGSAASKYDNTGTLIGSIPTTVLGTGGSAIRNFGTFLGSEYIVANALGTGIENAKIIKVPGGVPASAELFAQTPMLGTNSAGGLGDVSIQKINNYTFNVFVLSTNNGFGAYQVDLRTPLAGDYYIPQGANPKGFATIFDAVASLNINGASGTVNFLLDADTLRENSFTFNANLSTVNNVVVKPAPGKNVVLIVTPGASMGNGSQMIGFDRGYVTFDGSNNGSSTQNLIVTTETNDARVPFGLNTSNADTVTIKNLIIKNIFDVALNFRYGVVINDKNDVWGLHVENCQIGTPEKPVRRDGIAPWGSSAPNQFRLINNEIYCGTRGVATLYLIDSDIIGNKINILPTTAAATDAYNHGIYITGANGTININENYINCLEKTVNATSYLIGIAFAGNGNTASDVINVFNNMVNVGASNETRNVYGIGLRSAQPMGNLKIYHNTIVVNEMSSPLVSYAIGNHTNGTGSVNLDLLNNIIINNHTGNSGSAVIGLNTPLTVTLSSDYNVILANSILVSYQGTNYTNLASWQATAQDSNSISKVVNFVSATDLHLAGSSNGDVDLVGTPISEITIDIDGDLRSTTSPYKGSDEASLPIPVELTAFSATCDNGVVILKWTTATETNNKGFEIQRKVNDEFEVLSFVDGIGTTTSPQLYSFTDRSVSSGVYSYRLKQVDYSGAFTYSNTIEINVTAPSQFELTQNYPNPFNPTTKINYAIPFDSKVTISVYSVTGELVAELVNDFVSAGAYSVDFDGSNLASGMYIYKMTAGNFTKTNKMMLMK